The Mycobacterium riyadhense sequence CAAGCTCACCATCTACCGCCGGTGGTCCAGCAAGGAGGAGTTGATTGCCGCGGCCATCGAAACGCAGGTAGCGCACGAGGTTGAGTGGCCCTCACCGGACGTCATAGACCAGGTTTCGCCACATCAACTGGTCGAGGCCGCGCTGCCGAAAGCGGCCGAAACCGGCGCGGCGCTTGAGTTTCGGGCACTCGTCGCACGGATTCTGGGCTCTTCCGTCAGTCATCCATCGCTGATGGCGACCTATTGGAAACATTACGTGCTGCCGCGCCGCGACCTCGTCGCGCGGCTGCTCGAGCGGGCACGCAACGCCGGGACCGTAGCGGCCGAGGCAGATTCAGATGTGCTGATCGACATGATGGCCGGCGCGGTGATGTACCGGGTGCTCCAGCCCGATCCG is a genomic window containing:
- a CDS encoding TetR/AcrR family transcriptional regulator, producing the protein MTQSRSRGRPRNPATDDAILRAGLELFIERGIDGASIEQIAKRAGVGKLTIYRRWSSKEELIAAAIETQVAHEVEWPSPDVIDQVSPHQLVEAALPKAAETGAALEFRALVARILGSSVSHPSLMATYWKHYVLPRRDLVARLLERARNAGTVAAEADSDVLIDMMAGAVMYRVLQPDPPDVPEMVAYLKAIYRQVGLLPPAQDGGLQD